Proteins co-encoded in one Theileria equi strain WA chromosome 3, complete sequence genomic window:
- a CDS encoding hypothetical protein (encoded by transcript BEWA_009070A), whose product MSKDGLQKGAMFMAGLTLLQSLRVALTGAKFAMDRFKIPQQHVSSFINMVHNPMELATFTGIVIINILSWTGEWFNKSSKWFAIFTNATLCCSFILLLYAFTSGGSLGNLTFYYWTIVFVSFIYGLNVAAVMNVGSANASFFNVGIPLSGIQVCIYYYVFAKLAERYQWSNISYRIIFWQLVIAIIISAASAIVWIAVATGPIDNSSNPGQYIGLAGVSPILMGMVGMGGIYAFYPAIAPYKLTDVGTGYTIDLVVLFVSAVPGILIVILCACSIGPDRPWNTSGHKWWHAAWSLALPHITAMVLCLCTLHYPDSRLAASIKSSGLKVGVITVTLKFCEEGLKAVSYAGSGKQVDQCSEGIISSLNTFTSQGLMIILAFTGDGYLKTYSKYEHDRSKWPTRNFGFWRSISYWAGNGAYVACKSVKSSFTTNVRCKVLGKSEALLIVYADEEF is encoded by the coding sequence ATGTCAAAGGATGGACTTCAGAAAGGTGCCATGTTCATGGCAGGTCTGACTCTtttgcagtctctccgtgtggctttaactggagcaaagtttgcaatggatagatttaaaattcctcaacaacatgtcagttcgttcattaacatggtccataatcctatggaacttgcaacgtttactgggATCgttattataaatattctTTCGTGGACAGGCGAATGGTTTAACAAATCTTCCAAGTGGTTTGCCATATTTACTAATGCTACACTATGCTGTTCATTCATCCTACTTCTCTACGCATTCACTTCTGGAGGCTCGTTGGGTAATCTCACcttttactactggacCATTGTATTCGTCTCATTTATCTATGGACTGAATGTGGCAGCTGTGATGAATGTTGGAAGTGCAAATGCTTCCTTTTTCAATGTAGGAATTCCTCTCTCTGGTATCCAAGTTTGCATCTACTACTATGTCTTTGCTAAACTTGCTGAGAGGTATCAGTGGTCAAACATTAGTTACAGGATTATATTCTGGCAACTCGTCATTGCAATAATTATATCTGCAGCTTCCGCTATTGTATGGATTGCTGTTGCTACTGGTCCTATTGATAATAGTAGTAATCCTGGTCAATATATTGGTTTGGCTGGTGTATCTCCAATTTTAATGGGAATGGTGGGTATGGGTGGTATCTATGCCTTTTATCCTGCTATTGCACCTTATAAATTAACAGATGTTGGCACTGGATATACTATTGACCTGGTGGTTTTATTTGTTAGTGCAGTACCTGGTATTTTAATTGTCATCCTATGCGCTTGTAGCATTGGTCCAGATCGCCCATGGAATACTAGTGGACATAAATGGTGGCATGCTGCTTGGAGTCTAGCACTTCCACATATTACTGCTATGGTCTTGTGTTTGTGCACACTTCATTATCCAGATAGTAGACTAGCTGCCTCTATAAAGAGCAGCGGTTTAAAGGTTGGAGTGATTACTGTGACCTTAAAATTTTGTGAGGAAGGATTAAAGGCTGTGTCTTATGCCGGTTCTGGTAAGCAAGTAGATCAGTGCAGCGAAGGTATTATTTCATCCTTGAATACGTTCAcatcccaaggtttaatgatcatcttggcctttactggagatggttacCTGAAGACCTACTCtaaatatgaacatgatCGGAGTAAGTGGCCTACTAGGAATTTTGGCTTCTGGAGGTCCATCTCTTACTGGGCAGGTAATGGAGCGTATGTGGCATGTAAGAGTGTCaaatcatcctttaccACTAATGTTAgatgcaaagttttgggtaaatcagaAGCTTTACTTATCGTCTATGCGGACGAGGAATTTTAG